The Nocardioides panzhihuensis genome has a segment encoding these proteins:
- a CDS encoding amidohydrolase family protein, with translation MSLLLRDVEVAGKRVDVRTLDGRIDAIGPVLDDRGAEIVDGCGGALLPGLTDHHLHLLAMAADLGSVRCTPSAVRDEDGLAEALGAAHGDAHGWVRGVGYHEDVAGPLDAEVLDQVHADRPVRIQHASGAVWFLNSAALSSLDLASADHPGIERGPTGDPIGRLWRADDWLRSRLPASPPVSLRETGRRLATLGITSVTDATPRLDRSHLDLIRTALSSGDLSQHVTLLGAPLDTDLRESRLAAGPWKIVLADSGLPELDQLVAEIRAAHVASRPVAAHSVTTASLLLFLAALDEAGRLPGDRVEHAAVVPPEVVPMLAERGLRVVTQPGFLADRGDRFAAGTPADEHGDLYRCHSLLDVGIPVALSSDAPYGPVDPWQVIAAAAHRRTPDGEALGPDETITPAAALAAYLAPADDPGGTPQQIEVGGAADLVLLDRPLATALQSPSAEHVRAVFIAGRRI, from the coding sequence ATGAGCCTTCTGCTGCGTGACGTCGAGGTCGCGGGCAAGCGGGTCGACGTACGCACTCTTGATGGCCGGATAGATGCCATAGGGCCAGTCCTCGACGACCGCGGAGCCGAGATCGTGGACGGCTGCGGCGGCGCCCTTCTGCCGGGTCTCACTGATCACCATCTCCACCTGCTGGCGATGGCCGCCGACCTTGGATCCGTACGGTGCACACCGTCCGCGGTGAGGGATGAAGACGGCCTCGCGGAGGCACTGGGCGCTGCTCACGGCGACGCGCACGGATGGGTACGCGGTGTCGGCTATCACGAGGATGTGGCAGGGCCGCTCGACGCCGAGGTGCTCGACCAGGTCCATGCTGATCGTCCGGTGCGGATCCAGCATGCGAGCGGTGCGGTGTGGTTCCTCAACTCGGCTGCGCTCAGCTCCCTCGACCTTGCCTCGGCTGATCACCCGGGCATCGAGCGCGGTCCCACAGGAGACCCGATCGGTCGACTGTGGCGTGCTGACGACTGGCTGCGTAGCCGCCTCCCCGCTTCGCCGCCCGTGTCGCTGCGCGAGACCGGTCGCCGTCTGGCCACTCTCGGGATCACCTCGGTCACCGACGCCACCCCACGCCTCGACCGAAGCCACCTCGACCTGATCCGGACCGCGCTGTCCTCGGGTGACCTCTCGCAGCACGTGACCCTGCTGGGGGCACCGCTGGACACGGATCTGCGGGAGTCTCGTCTGGCCGCCGGCCCGTGGAAGATCGTCCTCGCCGACTCCGGGTTGCCCGAGCTCGACCAGCTGGTCGCCGAGATCCGTGCCGCCCACGTCGCTTCCCGCCCGGTCGCCGCGCACAGTGTCACGACAGCCTCGCTGCTCCTGTTCTTGGCCGCGCTGGACGAGGCCGGACGCCTCCCCGGTGACCGGGTCGAGCACGCGGCCGTCGTGCCTCCCGAGGTCGTGCCGATGCTCGCCGAGCGCGGCCTGCGCGTGGTGACGCAGCCCGGGTTCCTGGCCGACCGTGGCGACCGGTTCGCAGCCGGGACACCTGCCGACGAGCACGGCGATCTCTACCGTTGCCACTCCCTGCTCGACGTCGGCATCCCCGTCGCGCTCTCCAGCGATGCACCCTACGGACCGGTGGATCCGTGGCAGGTGATCGCCGCGGCAGCCCATCGACGTACTCCGGACGGGGAGGCCCTCGGCCCTGACGAGACGATCACGCCCGCCGCCGCGCTCGCGGCTTACCTTGCCCCGGCCGACGATCCGGGCGGTACGCCGCAGCAGATCGAGGTCGGCGGTGCCGCCGACCTGGTGCTCTTGGACCGTCCGCTCGCGACGGCGCTGCAGAGCCCTAGCGCTGAACACGTACGCGCGGTGTTCATCGCGGGTCGCCGGATCTGA
- a CDS encoding acyl-CoA dehydrogenase family protein, translated as MERGLYTEDHEQYRAMVREFVAREVTPHLDEWDEQQSTGREVWLAAGKQGVIGLTTPEQYGGPGLDDWRYRNVVYEELFRAGAASLASSFSLQDDILIPYVTAMGDDEQKQRWLPGMASGETIMAVAMTEPGTGSDLKGVRTHAQKVPGGWRLNGAKTFISSGQQADLVCVVTRTDAAGGTDAFSLLVVEAGMSGFERGRNLKKVGLWAQDTSELSFTDVFVPDENLLGTEGGGFRHLMGHLPLERLSIAAGAVASTTAALDWTITYVKERHAFGQPLAGFQNTQFVLADMATELEAAESLLDRCILAYNSGSFTAVDAAKVKLFTTEVQARVVDKCVQLHGGYGYMIEYPIAKAYLDARVQRIYGGTNEIQRQIIGRALTGMR; from the coding sequence ATGGAGCGCGGCCTGTACACCGAGGACCACGAGCAGTACCGCGCGATGGTGCGCGAGTTCGTCGCCCGGGAGGTCACCCCGCACCTCGATGAGTGGGACGAGCAGCAGTCGACGGGCCGCGAGGTCTGGCTCGCAGCGGGCAAGCAGGGAGTCATCGGCCTCACGACCCCCGAGCAGTACGGCGGCCCAGGGCTCGACGACTGGCGCTATCGCAACGTCGTCTACGAGGAGCTCTTCCGTGCCGGAGCCGCATCCCTGGCCTCCAGCTTCAGCCTGCAGGACGACATCCTCATCCCGTACGTCACCGCGATGGGCGACGACGAACAGAAGCAACGCTGGCTGCCGGGCATGGCGTCCGGCGAGACCATCATGGCCGTCGCGATGACCGAGCCGGGCACCGGGAGCGACCTCAAGGGCGTACGCACCCACGCCCAGAAGGTGCCGGGTGGCTGGCGGCTCAACGGCGCCAAGACGTTCATCTCCAGCGGACAGCAGGCCGATCTGGTGTGCGTGGTGACCAGAACGGACGCGGCTGGCGGCACCGACGCCTTCTCGCTCCTGGTGGTAGAGGCGGGCATGAGCGGGTTCGAGCGCGGCCGCAATCTGAAGAAAGTCGGGCTGTGGGCACAGGACACCTCCGAGCTCTCGTTCACCGACGTGTTCGTCCCCGACGAGAACCTGCTCGGCACCGAAGGCGGCGGGTTTCGCCACCTGATGGGGCACCTCCCCCTCGAGCGGCTCTCGATCGCCGCCGGCGCCGTCGCCTCGACCACCGCCGCGCTCGACTGGACGATCACCTATGTCAAGGAGCGGCACGCGTTCGGCCAGCCACTCGCGGGCTTCCAGAACACCCAGTTCGTGCTGGCCGACATGGCCACCGAGCTCGAGGCCGCCGAGTCGCTGCTCGACCGCTGCATCCTGGCCTACAACAGCGGCAGCTTCACCGCCGTCGACGCCGCCAAGGTCAAGCTGTTCACGACCGAGGTGCAGGCGCGGGTGGTCGACAAGTGTGTCCAGCTCCACGGCGGATACGGCTACATGATCGAGTACCCGATCGCCAAGGCCTACCTCGACGCGCGCGTCCAGCGGATCTACGGGGGCACCAACGAGATCCAGCGCCAGATCATCGGCCGCGCGCTCACCGGGATGCGGTGA
- a CDS encoding acyl-CoA dehydrogenase family protein codes for MARTVFTEEHEEFRSLVKEFLAREVEPHAEDWEAAGIVDKSVYKAAAQAGVLGFSVPEAYGGMGIDDFRYNAIVAEELARGRGGGVALTLLNDIVAPYLLRLTTEGQRQRWLTALAAGDMTFAIAMSEPGAGSDLAGIRTSAVREGDEWVISGQKTFISNGILSDAVIVVCRTDPEAGHKGFSLIVVEDGTPGFERGRKLKKMGHHAQDTAELFFSECRVPAGNLLGTEGRGFFHLMENLPSERLSIAVSAIAAAEKTFAETMTYAKEREAFGQPIGSFQANRFTIAEMATELDIARIYVDSCIDRVVDGTLTAVDAAKAKWWCTELHKKVVDQCLQLHGGYGYMLEYPVARAYQDVRISTILGGTTEIMKEIIGRDLGF; via the coding sequence ATGGCACGCACGGTGTTCACCGAGGAGCACGAAGAGTTCCGGTCCCTCGTCAAGGAGTTCCTCGCCCGCGAGGTCGAACCCCACGCCGAGGACTGGGAGGCGGCCGGGATCGTCGACAAGTCGGTCTATAAAGCTGCCGCCCAAGCGGGCGTGCTCGGCTTCTCGGTCCCCGAGGCGTACGGCGGGATGGGCATCGACGACTTCCGCTACAACGCGATCGTGGCCGAGGAGCTCGCCCGCGGACGCGGCGGCGGGGTCGCGCTGACGCTGCTCAACGACATCGTCGCGCCCTATCTGCTGCGCTTGACCACCGAGGGTCAGCGTCAGCGCTGGCTGACCGCGCTGGCTGCTGGCGACATGACCTTTGCGATCGCGATGAGCGAGCCCGGAGCGGGCTCGGACCTGGCCGGCATCCGTACCTCGGCGGTACGCGAGGGCGATGAGTGGGTCATCAGCGGCCAGAAGACCTTCATCTCCAACGGGATCCTCTCCGATGCCGTGATCGTGGTCTGTCGCACCGATCCTGAGGCCGGGCACAAGGGCTTCAGCCTGATCGTGGTCGAGGACGGCACCCCCGGTTTCGAGCGCGGCCGCAAGCTGAAGAAGATGGGCCACCATGCCCAGGACACCGCCGAGCTGTTCTTCTCCGAGTGTCGCGTGCCGGCCGGGAACCTGCTCGGCACGGAGGGCCGTGGCTTCTTCCACCTGATGGAGAACCTGCCCTCCGAGCGGCTCTCGATCGCGGTCTCCGCCATCGCCGCAGCCGAGAAGACGTTCGCCGAGACGATGACGTACGCCAAGGAGCGTGAGGCCTTCGGGCAGCCGATCGGCTCCTTCCAGGCCAACCGGTTCACGATTGCCGAGATGGCCACCGAGCTCGACATCGCCCGGATCTACGTCGACTCCTGCATCGACCGCGTCGTCGATGGGACGTTGACCGCGGTCGACGCCGCGAAGGCCAAGTGGTGGTGCACCGAGCTGCACAAGAAGGTCGTCGACCAGTGCCTGCAGCTGCACGGCGGCTACGGCTACATGCTCGAGTACCCCGTCGCCCGCGCATACCAGGACGTCCGGATCTCCACGATCCTCGGTGGCACCACCGAGATCATGAAGGAGATCATCGGCCGAGACCTGGGCTTCTGA
- a CDS encoding SDR family NAD(P)-dependent oxidoreductase translates to MEIQGKYAVVVGGASGMGRASAEMLAAHGAKVAILDRPGGEGEKVAAEIGGSFFEGDITDHTGIEETLAAAVSELGGLHIAVNTAGGGIAKRTLSKSGPHDLAAFTDVVNLNLISTFNLNRLQAWHMSQGEADEDGERGVLVNTASIAAFEGQIGQVAYSAAKAGIAGMALTMARDLGSVGVRVLAIAPSLFETGAVKGLPADMIPPLVEGNAFPKRMGRPEEYAKLACSIVENGMLNGQCLRLDAGMRFAPR, encoded by the coding sequence ATGGAGATCCAGGGCAAGTACGCCGTCGTGGTCGGTGGCGCCTCCGGCATGGGGCGCGCCAGCGCCGAGATGCTCGCCGCGCATGGCGCGAAGGTCGCGATCCTCGACCGTCCCGGCGGTGAGGGCGAGAAGGTCGCAGCAGAGATCGGCGGGTCGTTCTTCGAGGGCGACATCACCGACCACACCGGCATCGAGGAGACCCTCGCCGCGGCGGTGTCCGAACTGGGCGGGCTGCACATCGCGGTCAACACCGCCGGTGGCGGTATCGCCAAGCGCACCCTGTCCAAGAGCGGCCCGCACGACCTGGCCGCCTTCACTGACGTGGTCAACCTCAACCTGATCTCCACCTTCAACCTCAACCGGCTGCAGGCCTGGCACATGAGCCAGGGAGAAGCCGACGAGGACGGCGAGCGCGGCGTGCTCGTCAACACCGCCTCGATCGCCGCCTTCGAAGGCCAGATCGGGCAGGTGGCGTACTCTGCCGCGAAGGCCGGCATCGCCGGAATGGCGCTGACCATGGCCCGCGACCTGGGCTCGGTCGGCGTGCGCGTACTGGCGATCGCACCCTCGCTCTTCGAGACCGGTGCGGTCAAGGGGCTCCCTGCGGACATGATCCCGCCGCTGGTGGAGGGCAACGCCTTCCCCAAGCGAATGGGGAGGCCCGAGGAGTACGCCAAGCTCGCGTGCTCGATCGTCGAGAACGGCATGCTCAACGGCCAGTGCCTGCGTCTGGACGCCGGCATGCGCTTCGCCCCTCGCTGA
- a CDS encoding acyl-CoA dehydrogenase family protein, with protein sequence MTVTSEKHALDAETDEEFRARLRDFLADSSPGPRPKDPGEKVAWTKAWHATLVDHGYAGPSWPREYGGMDLPFARQVIYQEEIARARVPGPLGTGLGIVAPTIIKYGTPEQKERWLRPMLRGDLVWCQGYSEPEAGSDLPALRTTARREGEEYVVNGQKVWCSAGVIADVFFTLVRTGTPKSRQKGITYLIIDRHAPGVTVRPLKDLAGGAVFAEMFFDDVRVPVTDRIGEENEGWPLVRTSLGHERAAGAMNQAATYRRILSELVDLARERGLTVDPLVRDRLTDFEIRVRLIRYNAERIISGILTKGEPGATSSVSRLMITAFEQDLHEFAVDMLGPDGIVLKASDQAVQRGRWLQGFLMTRASTIGAGTAEIQRNTVAEQVLKMPYDPAMPPR encoded by the coding sequence ATGACCGTCACCTCCGAGAAGCACGCGCTCGACGCCGAGACCGACGAGGAGTTCCGCGCCCGGCTGCGCGACTTCCTCGCCGACAGCTCACCAGGCCCGCGACCGAAGGACCCGGGCGAGAAGGTCGCCTGGACGAAGGCCTGGCACGCCACCCTGGTCGACCACGGCTACGCCGGCCCGTCCTGGCCCCGCGAGTACGGCGGCATGGACCTGCCCTTCGCGCGCCAGGTGATCTACCAGGAGGAGATCGCCCGCGCCAGGGTCCCCGGCCCGCTCGGCACCGGCCTGGGCATCGTCGCGCCGACCATCATCAAGTACGGCACCCCTGAGCAGAAGGAGCGCTGGCTGCGCCCGATGCTCCGCGGGGACCTGGTCTGGTGCCAGGGTTACTCCGAGCCGGAGGCCGGCTCAGACCTGCCGGCGCTGCGTACCACCGCCCGTCGCGAGGGCGAGGAGTACGTCGTCAACGGACAGAAGGTGTGGTGCTCGGCCGGCGTGATCGCCGACGTTTTCTTCACCCTCGTACGAACCGGCACCCCGAAGTCGCGACAGAAGGGCATCACGTACCTGATCATCGACCGGCACGCCCCTGGCGTGACCGTTCGCCCGCTCAAGGACCTGGCCGGGGGCGCGGTCTTCGCCGAGATGTTCTTCGATGACGTACGCGTCCCGGTCACCGACCGGATCGGCGAGGAGAACGAGGGCTGGCCGCTGGTGCGGACCTCGCTGGGTCATGAACGCGCCGCCGGCGCGATGAATCAGGCCGCCACCTACCGCCGGATCCTGTCCGAGCTCGTCGACCTCGCCCGTGAACGCGGCCTCACCGTCGACCCGCTGGTGCGCGATCGGCTGACCGACTTCGAGATCCGGGTCCGGCTGATCCGCTACAACGCCGAGCGGATCATCTCCGGCATCCTCACCAAGGGCGAGCCGGGCGCCACCTCCTCGGTCTCCCGGCTGATGATCACCGCCTTCGAGCAGGATCTGCACGAGTTCGCCGTCGACATGCTCGGCCCCGACGGGATTGTCTTGAAGGCATCGGACCAGGCCGTCCAACGCGGCCGGTGGCTGCAGGGATTCCTGATGACCCGCGCCTCGACGATCGGCGCAGGCACTGCGGAGATCCAGCGCAACACCGTCGCCGAGCAGGTGCTGAAGATGCCGTACGACCCGGCGATGCCGCCGCGATGA
- a CDS encoding enoyl-CoA hydratase/isomerase family protein — protein MTFVTYAYDAGLARITLADPDHGNCIHPEAVAELLEAVHRAESDRARVILLAAEGRFFSVGGDLAGFAGANDMAAYIERLANSLHRVISALQRSEAVVVCAVQGPAAGAGFPLAAAADVVVAVESARFSLGYGNVGLSVDGGSSLLVNTLGLHTTLRISLLGDSLTAQEAYEAGLVTRVVADTELSGGVDRVVTRLLSLPAGSQAATKQLVREAAGPAPEWALRREARSIRIRAGTKDAREGVTAFLDRRRPSFVHD, from the coding sequence ATGACCTTCGTGACATATGCGTACGACGCTGGTCTGGCTCGGATCACGCTCGCCGACCCCGACCACGGCAACTGCATCCACCCCGAGGCGGTCGCCGAGCTCCTCGAGGCCGTACACCGCGCCGAGAGCGATCGCGCACGGGTCATCCTGCTCGCTGCCGAGGGGCGGTTCTTCTCCGTCGGCGGGGACTTGGCTGGGTTCGCCGGCGCAAATGACATGGCGGCATACATCGAAAGGCTCGCCAATTCCCTGCACCGCGTGATCAGCGCGCTGCAGCGTTCAGAGGCCGTGGTCGTGTGCGCGGTGCAGGGCCCTGCCGCCGGAGCCGGGTTCCCACTCGCCGCCGCCGCTGACGTCGTCGTGGCGGTCGAGTCGGCGCGGTTCAGCCTTGGATACGGCAATGTCGGACTGAGCGTGGACGGCGGCAGCAGCCTCTTGGTCAACACGCTGGGGCTGCACACCACGCTGCGCATCTCCTTGCTGGGCGACTCACTCACCGCGCAGGAGGCCTACGAGGCCGGGCTGGTGACGCGGGTGGTCGCCGACACCGAGCTCAGCGGCGGTGTCGACAGGGTCGTCACCCGGCTGCTGTCGCTCCCCGCCGGCTCCCAGGCCGCGACCAAGCAGCTCGTCCGTGAGGCCGCGGGGCCGGCTCCGGAGTGGGCCCTGCGACGCGAGGCGCGCAGCATCCGCATCCGCGCCGGGACCAAGGACGCCCGGGAGGGTGTCACGGCGTTCCTCGACAGGCGTAGACCGAGCTTCGTTCACGACTGA
- a CDS encoding acyl-CoA dehydrogenase family protein — protein MIDFEIPKETAELAERVRAFVTEKIVPYEKDPRLTVHGPTEDLRDELVELARKEGLLTPQAPVEYGGHGFTHLEQAVIFEAAGWSTLGPVAMNCNAPDEGNIFLLSKICTPEQIEQHLVPMIEGHTRSAFAMSEPDGAGSDPALLSTTAVLDGVDYVINGRKWLITGAEGAQTWIIMADLVDVGPTLFLCTGDTPGIVIERVMDTMDRNYVGGHSVVLFEDLRLPASAVLGEPGQAMRYAQLRLAPARLTHCMRWLGAASRAQSIAVDYAKRRTAFGKPIGEHQGVGFMLADNEIALQQARLMIWWACWTLDRGERGRHESSMVKSSVSEELYKVADRCVQVLGGIGISDETPVGMIFRDLRAFRLYDGPTEVHKFAIARRILS, from the coding sequence GTGATCGACTTCGAGATCCCCAAGGAGACCGCCGAGCTGGCAGAGCGGGTCCGGGCATTCGTGACCGAGAAGATCGTGCCTTATGAGAAGGACCCGCGGCTGACCGTGCACGGCCCGACCGAGGACCTGCGGGACGAGCTGGTCGAACTGGCCCGCAAGGAGGGTCTGCTCACCCCGCAGGCCCCGGTCGAGTATGGCGGGCATGGTTTCACCCACCTGGAGCAGGCGGTGATCTTCGAGGCCGCCGGCTGGTCGACGCTCGGCCCGGTGGCGATGAACTGCAACGCGCCTGATGAGGGCAACATCTTTCTGCTCTCCAAGATCTGCACTCCCGAGCAGATCGAGCAGCACCTGGTGCCGATGATCGAGGGCCACACCCGCTCGGCGTTCGCGATGTCCGAGCCCGACGGGGCCGGCTCGGACCCCGCGCTGCTCTCCACCACCGCGGTCCTCGACGGGGTCGACTACGTGATCAACGGCCGCAAGTGGCTGATCACCGGCGCTGAGGGCGCCCAGACGTGGATCATCATGGCCGACCTCGTCGACGTCGGCCCGACGCTGTTCCTGTGCACGGGTGACACCCCCGGCATCGTGATCGAGCGGGTCATGGACACCATGGACCGCAATTATGTCGGTGGCCACAGCGTCGTGCTCTTCGAGGACCTGCGCCTCCCGGCCTCCGCTGTTCTCGGGGAGCCGGGCCAGGCGATGCGCTATGCCCAGCTACGGCTGGCCCCGGCCCGGTTGACCCACTGCATGAGGTGGCTGGGCGCTGCCTCGCGGGCCCAGTCGATCGCGGTGGACTACGCCAAGCGGCGTACGGCATTCGGCAAGCCGATCGGCGAGCACCAGGGTGTCGGCTTCATGCTCGCCGACAACGAGATCGCTCTGCAGCAAGCCCGACTGATGATCTGGTGGGCCTGCTGGACCCTCGACCGCGGTGAGCGAGGCCGCCACGAGTCCTCCATGGTGAAATCCTCGGTCTCCGAGGAGCTCTACAAGGTCGCCGACAGATGTGTCCAGGTGCTCGGCGGCATCGGCATCTCCGATGAGACCCCGGTCGGGATGATCTTCCGCGACCTGCGCGCCTTCCGCCTCTACGACGGCCCGACCGAGGTTCACAAGTTCGCCATCGCCCGTAGGATCCTGAGCTGA
- a CDS encoding FadR/GntR family transcriptional regulator: MSELVRGVAQVGTVLRAPKTAELIATHLRRQIVKGDLKPGETLPSEVNLMEQFGVSRPTLREAFRILEVESLIGVRRGSRGGAQVLEPDPMVAARHVGFLLQIQGTTVQDVYEARTLTEPLCAAMLARVRTDDDLDALRAVVDALRNLVAAGFEKVPDIAEWSRTTYRFHEAILQRCGNKTLAVQGSVLADIVDAHLQQALAKGLGERDNVPERYQKTLRSYARLIDLVDARDSDGAEKHWRKHMEVAAGYLFLHDKKNTPIVDLFG; this comes from the coding sequence ATGAGCGAACTGGTTCGTGGCGTGGCTCAGGTCGGCACCGTGCTCCGGGCTCCGAAGACGGCCGAGCTGATCGCGACCCATCTGCGCCGTCAGATCGTCAAGGGTGACTTGAAGCCTGGCGAGACGCTCCCGTCCGAGGTCAACCTGATGGAGCAGTTCGGCGTCTCTCGGCCGACGCTGCGTGAGGCGTTCCGCATCCTTGAGGTGGAGTCGCTCATCGGGGTCCGACGGGGGTCGCGCGGAGGAGCCCAGGTGCTCGAGCCGGACCCGATGGTGGCGGCTCGGCACGTGGGGTTTCTGCTGCAGATCCAGGGCACCACCGTCCAGGACGTGTACGAGGCCAGGACTCTGACCGAGCCGCTGTGCGCCGCGATGCTCGCCCGGGTGCGGACCGACGATGACCTCGACGCCCTCCGGGCAGTGGTCGATGCGCTCCGCAACCTTGTCGCCGCGGGATTCGAGAAGGTTCCGGACATCGCCGAGTGGTCGCGCACGACCTACCGTTTCCACGAGGCGATCCTGCAGCGCTGCGGCAACAAGACCCTCGCCGTCCAAGGCTCGGTCCTGGCCGACATCGTCGACGCGCATCTGCAGCAGGCGCTCGCCAAGGGCCTCGGCGAGCGCGACAACGTGCCGGAGCGCTACCAGAAGACGCTGCGCTCCTACGCCAGGCTGATCGACCTTGTCGATGCCCGGGACAGCGACGGCGCCGAGAAGCACTGGCGCAAGCACATGG
- a CDS encoding acyl-CoA dehydrogenase family protein translates to MITGLTEEHEELREITRRFLAEKSSLTQVRKLAESGANRDDAVWHQMADQLMLQGIAIPEEYGGAGYGPVELGIVLEELGRALTVAPYLATVALAGQTLTTCSDNEARSAWLPGIAEGAVIATLAVADETGEIDPAGVTSVATSAGEDWKITGTKRFVIDGVGADMIIVAARAGEELALFTVKGDAEGVRREPLAQLDPTRQVATVNLDNALAVRIEDDATAVLARVADLVAVALAAEQTGGAAATLDMAVEYTKIRVQFGRPIGSFQAIKHRCADLLTEVESARNAAFSAASLLTQDDPEGPVAAALAAAWCATTYTHAAKENIQLHGGIGFTWEHDAHFHLKRAKTSELLLGTPARHRARVADLAGI, encoded by the coding sequence ATGATCACCGGGCTGACCGAGGAGCATGAGGAACTGCGGGAGATCACCCGCAGGTTCCTCGCGGAGAAGTCGTCACTGACCCAGGTGCGGAAGCTGGCCGAATCCGGTGCCAACCGTGACGACGCGGTGTGGCACCAGATGGCCGACCAGCTGATGCTGCAGGGCATCGCGATCCCGGAGGAGTACGGCGGGGCCGGGTACGGACCGGTCGAGCTCGGTATCGTGCTGGAGGAGTTGGGTCGTGCGCTCACGGTGGCGCCCTATCTCGCCACGGTCGCCCTGGCCGGCCAGACGCTGACCACGTGCAGCGACAACGAGGCCCGCAGCGCATGGCTTCCCGGCATCGCCGAAGGTGCCGTCATCGCGACTCTTGCTGTCGCTGACGAGACCGGCGAGATCGACCCGGCCGGAGTCACCTCGGTGGCGACCTCGGCCGGCGAGGACTGGAAGATCACCGGCACCAAGCGCTTCGTCATCGATGGCGTGGGCGCCGACATGATCATCGTCGCTGCCAGGGCGGGCGAGGAGCTCGCCCTCTTCACCGTCAAGGGCGATGCCGAGGGCGTACGCCGTGAGCCGCTCGCCCAGCTCGACCCGACCCGCCAGGTCGCCACTGTGAACCTCGACAACGCCCTGGCCGTACGCATCGAGGACGACGCCACCGCCGTCCTGGCCCGCGTCGCCGACCTCGTCGCCGTGGCTCTGGCCGCCGAGCAGACCGGGGGAGCGGCCGCCACCTTGGACATGGCGGTGGAGTACACGAAGATCCGGGTTCAGTTCGGCCGCCCGATCGGCTCCTTCCAGGCGATCAAGCACCGCTGTGCCGACCTGCTCACCGAGGTCGAGTCCGCCCGCAATGCCGCCTTCTCCGCGGCCTCGCTCCTCACCCAGGACGACCCGGAGGGCCCGGTTGCGGCAGCTCTGGCCGCCGCCTGGTGTGCGACCACCTACACCCACGCCGCCAAGGAGAACATCCAGCTCCACGGCGGCATCGGCTTCACCTGGGAGCACGACGCGCACTTCCATCTCAAGCGCGCCAAGACCTCCGAGCTGCTGCTCGGCACCCCCGCCCGACACCGTGCCCGCGTCGCGGACCTGGCCGGGATCTGA
- a CDS encoding phosphotransferase family protein, giving the protein MSAVTSPVEGVDLAAVARWMDGAGIGSGPIADIVAISGGTQNVMVRFTRDGAGYVLRRGPLRLRPASNKVITRETRALRAMAGTDVPHPRLIAACEDPGVLGDAVFYLMEPIDGFCAGQGLPELHANGAGVRHQMGLELARAAATLAAVDHVAVGLADYGRPDSFLERQVPRWRSELASFDALDGYPGPAIGDVDGVAGWLDEYRPVTWTPGILHGDLHASNVMFSRAGPEVVAVVDWEMSTIGDPLLDLGWLLATWDLGDASRDFGGCLMEAGDIATHQELIAAYAETAKGGRADRDLSRIDWYIVLACFKAGIILEGTHARACAGLAPVETGDRLHHAAVRLFERAQHIINA; this is encoded by the coding sequence ATGAGCGCCGTGACATCGCCCGTCGAGGGCGTCGATCTGGCGGCGGTCGCGCGCTGGATGGACGGTGCAGGGATCGGCTCAGGTCCGATCGCCGACATCGTCGCCATCAGCGGAGGCACTCAGAACGTGATGGTCCGGTTCACCCGAGACGGCGCGGGCTACGTGCTGCGCCGTGGCCCGCTGCGCCTGCGGCCGGCCAGCAACAAGGTGATCACCCGTGAGACCCGTGCCCTGCGCGCCATGGCCGGCACCGACGTCCCGCACCCCCGCTTGATCGCGGCCTGCGAGGACCCTGGCGTGCTCGGCGACGCCGTCTTCTACCTGATGGAGCCGATCGACGGCTTCTGCGCGGGCCAGGGGCTGCCCGAGCTGCACGCGAACGGTGCGGGCGTACGCCACCAGATGGGCCTCGAGCTCGCCCGGGCCGCCGCGACCTTGGCCGCCGTCGACCACGTCGCGGTCGGTCTGGCGGACTACGGTAGGCCCGACAGTTTCCTGGAGCGGCAGGTGCCCCGGTGGCGCTCCGAGCTAGCCTCCTTCGACGCTCTCGACGGCTACCCCGGTCCTGCCATTGGTGACGTCGACGGCGTCGCGGGCTGGCTCGACGAGTATCGACCCGTCACCTGGACCCCGGGAATCCTGCACGGCGACCTGCACGCATCCAACGTGATGTTCTCGCGCGCCGGGCCCGAGGTCGTCGCCGTCGTCGACTGGGAGATGTCGACCATCGGCGACCCCCTACTCGACCTCGGCTGGCTACTGGCGACCTGGGATCTGGGCGATGCCAGCCGCGACTTCGGTGGCTGCCTGATGGAGGCGGGAGACATCGCCACGCACCAGGAGCTGATCGCGGCATATGCCGAGACCGCGAAGGGGGGCCGCGCCGACCGCGACCTGTCCCGGATCGACTGGTACATCGTGCTGGCCTGCTTCAAGGCAGGGATCATCCTGGAGGGCACGCACGCCCGCGCCTGCGCCGGGCTGGCGCCCGTCGAGACCGGCGACCGACTTCACCACGCCGCTGTCCGCCTCTTCGAGCGGGCACAGCACATCATCAACGCCTGA